One segment of Deinococcus arcticus DNA contains the following:
- a CDS encoding GNAT family N-acetyltransferase — MVNTAALVPPAVLHTARLRLVPLGPEHLNGMMAGLQDQESQRLTGTHGTFTREQVARFVAGVAEAPDRSDWAILRASDDQYLGEVVLNQLDTDNRSMNFRIALNSPAQRGRGYGTEATRAVVAYGFEQVGLHRISLGVYAFNPRAQRVYEKCGFLHEGTERDALYWQGEWVAQRRMAILVTDSHLQDGAIHEAAQ; from the coding sequence ATGGTGAACACCGCTGCGCTCGTCCCACCTGCTGTCCTGCACACTGCCCGGCTGCGTCTGGTGCCTCTGGGCCCTGAACATCTGAACGGCATGATGGCGGGCTTACAGGACCAGGAATCTCAACGGCTCACCGGCACCCACGGGACCTTTACCCGCGAACAGGTCGCGCGCTTTGTGGCGGGCGTCGCAGAGGCGCCGGACCGCTCCGACTGGGCCATTCTGCGCGCTTCCGATGATCAGTATTTGGGCGAGGTGGTGCTCAACCAGTTGGATACCGACAACCGCAGCATGAATTTCCGCATCGCACTGAACAGTCCGGCTCAGCGGGGTCGGGGCTACGGCACCGAGGCAACCCGCGCCGTGGTGGCGTACGGTTTTGAGCAGGTGGGACTGCACCGCATCAGTCTGGGCGTGTACGCCTTTAATCCCCGTGCCCAGCGGGTTTACGAGAAGTGCGGCTTTCTCCATGAAGGCACCGAGCGTGACGCCCTGTATTGGCAGGGCGAGTGGGTGGCCCAGCGCCGCATGGCCATCCTGGTCACCGATTCCCACCTGCAGGATGGGGCCATCCATGAGGCCGCCCAGTGA
- a CDS encoding histidine phosphatase family protein yields the protein MTRITLVRHGQTAHNAAGRFQGWADIALNGHGQAQAAALARRLAGHPVRPTHVLSSDLGRAAQTAAPLAHALGLPVQPSADLREIHIGAWEGLTFAEIEAQDADRFRQWPLVAAPQGESVADLTRRVGAVLDRLALQPTDHAVIVTHGVVITALLCTWLGWDFADAWAGRRGLHHNTALSTLRWADEAVQCETLACAAHLEDLQVGAG from the coding sequence ATGACCCGCATCACCCTGGTGCGGCACGGTCAGACCGCCCACAACGCCGCCGGCCGTTTTCAGGGCTGGGCCGACATTGCCCTCAATGGTCACGGGCAGGCCCAGGCCGCGGCGCTGGCCCGGCGGCTGGCAGGCCACCCGGTGCGCCCTACCCATGTGCTCTCCAGCGATCTGGGGCGGGCCGCGCAGACCGCTGCGCCCCTGGCCCACGCGCTGGGCCTGCCGGTGCAGCCCAGTGCCGACCTGCGCGAGATTCACATTGGCGCCTGGGAGGGGCTGACCTTCGCAGAGATTGAAGCGCAGGACGCTGACCGCTTCCGACAGTGGCCGCTGGTGGCCGCGCCCCAGGGCGAATCGGTGGCCGACCTGACCCGCCGCGTGGGCGCGGTCCTGGACCGGCTGGCGCTGCAGCCCACCGACCACGCCGTGATCGTGACCCACGGCGTGGTCATCACGGCGCTGCTGTGCACGTGGCTGGGCTGGGACTTCGCGGACGCCTGGGCGGGGCGGCGCGGCCTGCACCACAACACGGCCCTGAGTACCCTGCGCTGGGCTGATGAGGCCGTGCAGTGCGAGACCCTGGCCTGCGCCGCGCATCTGGAGGACCTGCAGGTGGGTGCCGGCTAA
- the rsfS gene encoding ribosome silencing factor, giving the protein MTQDPTIQNQLRAIVDAARERRAEDVVVLDLTEVSSTLEYFVICTATAGLQLNAVQENIREKAQATGLPRPSVEGPSERWLLLAFGGSVVVHIMTKDAREYYDLEGLWSDARVLDFPEIHA; this is encoded by the coding sequence ATGACCCAAGACCCCACCATTCAGAATCAATTGCGCGCCATTGTGGACGCCGCCCGTGAACGCCGCGCCGAGGACGTGGTGGTGCTGGACCTGACCGAGGTCAGCAGCACCCTGGAATACTTCGTGATCTGCACCGCCACCGCTGGCCTGCAGCTCAACGCCGTGCAGGAGAACATCCGCGAAAAGGCCCAGGCCACCGGCCTGCCGCGCCCCAGCGTGGAAGGCCCCAGCGAGCGCTGGCTGCTGCTGGCCTTTGGCGGCAGCGTGGTCGTGCACATCATGACCAAGGACGCCCGCGAGTACTACGACCTCGAAGGGCTGTGGAGCGACGCCCGCGTGCTGGACTTTCCCGAGATCCACGCCTGA
- a CDS encoding LCP family protein, translated as MTPLSAPPRIAGLRALQAFGLTLSTLSLAAFALLSGAGPGSAAPVAGGPAPQFTVLIAGRDIVYCYYQQPCKDQEQRTGLVQPPNTDTVMLVKVDGARVRVLNIPRDTNVGPFDRFKSVAQQKVNSQYWAGGPEALTRAVETITGERVDAHVIVRTDYVARVIDALGGLDVTVPEGGIEWVDKAAGVNLNLAPGAHHLSGEQAVLFLRVRKGFGDDYGRIDHQKQALTQLAARLRSPQGLTALPTILGGIGNGVETNADPNLLAALRPYLGGLKLSFATLPTDEIPGTFNLAVNRERLTALWNDTPAAQSQAGQAQPSARVRVVDASGAELGEALARALQALGYPQVSVNRTPQSNEASQVFTGQALQDANLLAEALNLPRLQGERFPVGPGEVGVFLGQDARTALAALSGPGTAP; from the coding sequence GTGACGCCCCTCTCTGCCCCGCCCCGCATTGCCGGGCTGCGTGCCCTGCAGGCCTTTGGCCTGACGCTCTCGACGCTATCGCTGGCCGCCTTTGCGCTGCTCAGTGGGGCCGGGCCAGGGTCGGCGGCGCCGGTGGCCGGCGGGCCGGCCCCGCAGTTCACGGTGCTGATTGCCGGGCGCGACATCGTGTACTGCTACTACCAGCAGCCCTGCAAGGACCAGGAGCAGCGCACCGGCCTGGTGCAGCCGCCCAACACCGACACCGTGATGCTGGTGAAGGTGGACGGCGCCCGGGTGCGGGTGCTGAATATTCCGCGCGACACCAACGTGGGTCCCTTTGACCGCTTCAAGTCCGTGGCCCAGCAGAAGGTCAACAGCCAGTACTGGGCCGGTGGCCCCGAGGCCCTCACGCGGGCCGTGGAAACCATTACCGGTGAGCGGGTAGACGCCCACGTGATTGTGCGCACCGACTACGTGGCGCGCGTGATTGACGCGCTGGGCGGCCTGGACGTGACGGTGCCGGAAGGCGGCATTGAGTGGGTGGACAAGGCGGCCGGCGTGAACCTGAACCTCGCGCCCGGCGCCCACCACCTCAGCGGCGAGCAGGCGGTGCTGTTTCTGCGGGTGCGCAAGGGCTTCGGAGACGACTACGGCCGCATTGATCACCAGAAGCAGGCCCTGACCCAGCTGGCCGCGCGCCTGAGGTCCCCGCAAGGCCTCACTGCACTGCCCACCATCCTGGGCGGCATTGGCAACGGCGTAGAAACCAACGCTGATCCCAACCTGCTGGCGGCCCTGCGCCCCTATCTGGGTGGGCTGAAGCTGAGCTTCGCCACCCTGCCCACCGACGAGATTCCCGGCACCTTTAACCTCGCGGTCAACCGCGAGCGCCTGACGGCGCTGTGGAACGACACCCCGGCCGCCCAGTCCCAGGCTGGACAGGCCCAGCCCAGCGCCCGGGTGCGGGTGGTGGACGCCAGCGGGGCCGAGCTGGGCGAGGCGCTGGCCCGCGCCCTGCAGGCCCTGGGCTACCCCCAGGTCAGCGTGAACCGCACGCCGCAGAGCAACGAGGCCAGCCAGGTGTTTACCGGGCAGGCCCTGCAGGACGCCAACCTGCTGGCCGAGGCCCTGAACCTGCCCCGCTTGCAGGGCGAGCGCTTTCCGGTGGGGCCGGGCGAGGTGGGGGTGTTTCTGGGCCAGGACGCCCGCACCGCCCTGGCCGCGCTCTCGGGCCCTGGAACCGCGCCGTAG
- the yqeK gene encoding bis(5'-nucleosyl)-tetraphosphatase (symmetrical) YqeK, producing MIAQLLVPRPGVAAWTGWEERVRLMVRPRRYEHVLRVAELAAQIARANGLDDMRAYAAGILHDIARDLPDAELLRLAPPECDIDAAHPLALHGRAARTLLERWGYSDQVVLEAVEDHTTGPRGGNPVSACVYIADVSEPGRGVNHDIRELALCHLGAALERAIVSKVTYLQGRGIQVHPRTLQAYHALPCVAQATDASPPPAPLRLDP from the coding sequence GTGATCGCCCAGCTTCTCGTACCCCGCCCCGGTGTGGCGGCGTGGACCGGCTGGGAAGAGCGCGTGCGCCTGATGGTCAGGCCACGGCGCTACGAACACGTGCTGCGCGTGGCCGAACTGGCCGCGCAGATTGCGCGCGCCAATGGCCTGGACGATATGCGCGCCTACGCGGCGGGCATTCTGCATGACATTGCCCGCGACCTGCCCGACGCCGAACTGCTGCGCCTGGCCCCCCCCGAGTGCGACATTGACGCCGCACACCCGCTGGCCCTGCACGGGCGCGCTGCCCGCACCCTGCTGGAGCGCTGGGGCTACAGCGATCAGGTGGTGCTGGAGGCCGTGGAGGACCACACCACCGGCCCGCGCGGCGGCAATCCGGTGTCGGCCTGCGTGTACATCGCAGACGTCTCTGAACCCGGGCGCGGCGTGAACCACGACATCCGCGAACTGGCGCTGTGCCACCTGGGCGCGGCGCTGGAGCGCGCCATCGTCTCCAAGGTGACCTACCTGCAGGGGCGCGGCATTCAGGTGCACCCACGGACCCTGCAGGCGTACCACGCCCTGCCCTGTGTGGCCCAGGCCACCGACGCCAGCCCGCCCCCCGCGCCCCTGCGCCTGGACCCGTGA
- a CDS encoding CdaR family protein: MSAPRLARLRRWLSPRYAWTRFTHNLGPKLLALGVSLTLWFVATADRRANVTQGFDVPVTVRDTTGGGEEKRATSNLSPASVRVILSGRPERLRELDSGSVEAVVDVTGIPEGSFTQPVTVTPPTGTAVQRLTPTRVQGFVDTQVQRTLPVTLSVTSPPESSVPRYVVSPTEASVTGAGRVLTTVARLVTSPAALAAGGQQEVALIALDSGGRPVPGVTVRPSTVTVRRLDTGELPVKTVRVVLNEPPPTLRVVAVSLQPSTVRVVAAPELLARLREVGGTVTYRAGTYTVPVRLSVPAGAQALETVSVRLTVATRPAPTPPAP; encoded by the coding sequence GTGAGCGCGCCGCGTCTGGCCCGGCTGCGCCGCTGGCTGAGCCCGCGCTACGCCTGGACGCGCTTTACCCACAACCTGGGGCCCAAGCTGCTGGCGCTGGGCGTATCGCTGACCCTGTGGTTCGTGGCCACCGCTGACCGCCGCGCCAACGTGACCCAGGGCTTCGACGTGCCGGTCACGGTGCGCGACACCACCGGGGGCGGCGAGGAAAAACGCGCCACCAGCAACCTCAGCCCGGCCTCGGTGCGCGTGATTCTCTCCGGGCGCCCCGAGCGGCTGCGCGAACTGGACAGCGGCAGTGTGGAGGCCGTGGTGGACGTCACCGGCATTCCCGAAGGCAGCTTTACCCAGCCGGTCACGGTCACCCCGCCCACCGGCACGGCGGTGCAGCGCCTGACCCCCACCCGGGTGCAGGGCTTCGTGGACACCCAGGTGCAGCGCACCCTGCCCGTCACCCTCAGCGTGACCTCGCCGCCCGAATCCAGCGTGCCGCGCTACGTGGTCTCGCCCACCGAGGCCAGCGTGACTGGCGCCGGGCGCGTGCTGACCACCGTAGCGCGGCTGGTCACCAGTCCCGCCGCGCTGGCGGCCGGCGGCCAGCAGGAGGTGGCCCTGATTGCCCTGGACAGCGGCGGGCGACCGGTGCCCGGGGTGACGGTGCGGCCCTCCACCGTCACCGTGCGGCGCCTGGACACCGGCGAGCTGCCGGTGAAGACGGTGCGGGTGGTGCTGAACGAGCCGCCGCCGACCCTGCGCGTGGTCGCGGTCAGCCTGCAGCCCAGCACGGTGCGCGTGGTGGCCGCTCCGGAGTTGCTCGCGCGCCTGCGCGAGGTGGGTGGCACCGTGACCTACCGCGCCGGCACCTACACCGTGCCTGTGCGGCTCTCGGTGCCTGCCGGGGCGCAGGCGCTGGAAACGGTGAGCGTGCGCCTGACGGTCGCGACGCGGCCCGCCCCCACCCCCCCTGCCCCGTGA
- the cdaA gene encoding diadenylate cyclase CdaA has protein sequence MPTPLGQVSVRDILDIALVAFLIYQGYLLVAGTRAVNVVRGILVFAGVWVAAQLLNLTTLGYLLGRAGTVGIFALIVLFQPELRAALERVGRPRGAGAGAGGAALQDLARAMERLSERKTGALIAIERRTPLGEYAATGVALDALVSVPFLEALFARNAPLHDGGVIVQGSRVIAAGCLFPLQSSDGTYRRYGTRHRAAIGLSELTDAVVLVVSEERGSMRLALGGRLGPDLNGTELREQLRALVYDRLPDLDGAAPAPEAR, from the coding sequence CTGCCCACCCCGCTTGGTCAGGTCAGTGTCCGGGACATCCTGGACATCGCCCTGGTTGCGTTTCTGATCTACCAGGGTTATCTGCTGGTGGCCGGCACGCGGGCGGTGAACGTGGTGCGCGGCATTCTGGTGTTTGCCGGCGTGTGGGTGGCGGCGCAGCTGCTGAACCTCACCACCCTGGGCTACCTGCTGGGGCGGGCGGGCACCGTGGGAATCTTCGCCCTGATCGTGCTGTTTCAGCCGGAACTGCGCGCGGCCCTGGAACGGGTGGGCCGCCCCCGGGGCGCGGGCGCCGGGGCGGGCGGCGCCGCCCTGCAGGACCTGGCGCGCGCCATGGAGCGCCTCTCGGAGCGCAAGACGGGCGCCCTGATCGCCATTGAGCGCCGCACCCCGCTGGGCGAGTACGCCGCCACGGGCGTCGCGCTCGACGCCCTGGTGAGCGTGCCGTTTCTGGAAGCCCTGTTTGCCCGCAACGCCCCGCTGCACGACGGCGGCGTGATTGTGCAGGGTTCACGCGTCATTGCGGCCGGCTGCCTGTTTCCGCTGCAGTCCAGTGACGGCACCTACCGCCGCTACGGCACCCGCCACCGCGCGGCCATTGGCCTGTCGGAACTCACCGACGCCGTGGTGCTGGTGGTCAGCGAGGAACGCGGCAGCATGCGCCTGGCACTGGGCGGGCGCCTGGGCCCGGACCTGAACGGCACCGAACTGCGCGAGCAGCTGCGCGCCCTGGTGTACGACCGCCTGCCGGACCTGGACGGCGCCGCCCCCGCCCCGGAGGCCCGGTGA
- a CDS encoding metal-dependent hydrolase, giving the protein MNIRFLGHSAFVLHTPDHRLLLDPFLSGNPQASLGVDEALALKPSAVLISHAHGDHWGDALAFAKGGVPLIATAEIAGYAMKHGATNAVALNIGGTYRAEWGSVYLTPAWHSSSFPDGTYGGMPTGLVIELGGQRVYFAGDTSLFSDMRLIGDLGLDAALLPIGDHFTMGPEEAARALELLRPKVAIPMHYGTFPVLTGDPAVFAREGAARGVDVRLLKPGETTEL; this is encoded by the coding sequence ATGAACATCCGCTTTCTGGGCCACAGCGCTTTTGTGCTGCACACCCCCGACCACCGCCTGCTGCTTGATCCCTTTCTGAGCGGCAACCCACAGGCCAGCCTGGGTGTGGACGAGGCCCTGGCCCTCAAGCCCAGCGCGGTGCTGATCAGCCACGCGCACGGCGACCACTGGGGCGACGCCCTGGCCTTTGCCAAGGGAGGGGTGCCCCTGATTGCCACCGCCGAGATTGCCGGCTACGCCATGAAACACGGCGCCACAAACGCGGTGGCCCTGAACATTGGCGGCACCTACCGCGCCGAGTGGGGCAGCGTCTATCTGACCCCGGCGTGGCACAGCTCCTCGTTTCCGGACGGCACCTACGGCGGCATGCCCACCGGACTGGTGATTGAACTGGGCGGGCAGCGCGTATACTTTGCCGGCGACACCAGCCTCTTTTCCGATATGCGCCTGATTGGTGACCTCGGCCTGGACGCCGCGCTGCTGCCCATTGGGGACCACTTCACCATGGGCCCCGAGGAAGCGGCGCGCGCGCTGGAGCTGCTGCGCCCGAAGGTGGCCATTCCCATGCACTACGGCACCTTCCCGGTGCTGACTGGCGACCCGGCCGTATTTGCCCGTGAAGGCGCGGCCCGGGGTGTGGACGTGCGGCTGCTGAAGCCCGGCGAAACCACCGAGCTGTAA
- a CDS encoding acyltransferase, with the protein MTWLKPVEIGPDAQATFGEFVRDLDARLLDPATNRAELVRDILAQVMYGRSAAQLLADAPLAALNLDPRNITFEAEYYMATDAEQFARVKPLLWLWKSLDQTPLGQNPALGIPVRRVLAGHIFKRVGRNFKCWQNVEFSVGYNMEVGDNVVVHRHVLLDDIGGIELHDGASVSDYVNIYSHTHSVLDGPDVTLRKTVIGRGARITYHSTVLAGSVVSDDAMLATHALLRGDIPPHGIAMGLPARTTRVKLRPPTQVQVDARTWPREAARKANPEFPQPTPNQTRVPEAGPEAGAEPEARQPVGREG; encoded by the coding sequence GTGACGTGGCTTAAGCCAGTGGAAATCGGACCGGACGCCCAGGCGACTTTCGGTGAATTTGTGCGCGACCTGGACGCGCGTCTTCTGGACCCGGCCACCAACCGCGCCGAGCTGGTGCGCGACATTCTGGCGCAGGTGATGTACGGCCGGTCCGCCGCGCAGCTGCTGGCGGACGCCCCGCTGGCCGCCCTGAACCTGGACCCGCGCAACATCACCTTTGAAGCCGAGTACTACATGGCCACCGACGCCGAGCAGTTCGCCCGGGTCAAGCCGCTGCTGTGGCTGTGGAAGAGCCTGGACCAGACCCCGCTGGGCCAGAACCCGGCGCTGGGCATTCCGGTGCGGCGGGTGCTGGCCGGCCACATCTTCAAGCGGGTGGGGCGCAACTTCAAATGCTGGCAGAACGTGGAATTCAGCGTGGGCTACAACATGGAAGTGGGCGACAACGTGGTGGTGCACCGCCATGTGCTGCTCGACGACATCGGCGGCATTGAGCTGCACGACGGGGCCTCGGTCAGCGATTACGTGAACATCTACAGCCACACCCACAGCGTGCTGGACGGCCCGGACGTGACCCTGCGCAAAACCGTGATCGGCCGGGGCGCGCGCATCACCTACCATTCCACCGTGCTGGCGGGCAGCGTGGTCAGCGACGACGCCATGCTGGCCACCCACGCCCTGCTGCGCGGTGATATTCCGCCGCACGGTATTGCCATGGGCCTCCCGGCGCGCACCACCCGCGTCAAACTGCGCCCCCCCACCCAGGTGCAGGTGGACGCCCGCACCTGGCCCCGCGAGGCCGCCCGGAAGGCCAACCCCGAATTCCCGCAGCCCACGCCCAACCAGACCCGGGTGCCCGAAGCGGGCCCGGAAGCCGGGGCCGAGCCGGAAGCGCGGCAGCCGGTCGGGCGCGAGGGGTAA
- a CDS encoding type IV pilus twitching motility protein PilT yields MTQPADITDILRFAADKGASDVIITVGLAPQFKLQGVYDAQGFAELGATDTRKLMYSMMNEKQQRTFEERRELDFSFALGEKARFRVNAFMQRGNVGGVLRLIPTKIKSAQEMGLPQNVIDISNAPRGLVLVTGPTGSGKSTTLAAMIDHINTTKRLHIMTIEDPIEFMHTHKQSIINQREVGADTMSFNDALRAVLRQAPDVILVGEMRDYETIKAAVTAAETGHLVMGTLHTNSAPESIDRIVDVFPEEQQEQIRVQLANNLVAVMTQQLLPRLDGQGRILAYELLIANPAVRALIREGKTFQITSVMQTGAREGMVTMDAFLANLYRRRVISFDIGVERAVDAKEFARLANDPTIGQAGGAAAAPAGYGSAPVQGFGVTAPTQSPGRGDAGRGDARSTSTPEMGGGGYGRR; encoded by the coding sequence ATGACCCAGCCTGCCGACATCACCGATATCCTGCGTTTCGCCGCCGACAAGGGCGCGTCCGACGTGATCATCACGGTCGGCCTGGCGCCGCAGTTCAAGCTGCAGGGCGTGTACGACGCCCAGGGCTTTGCCGAACTGGGCGCCACCGACACCCGCAAGCTGATGTATTCCATGATGAACGAAAAGCAGCAGCGCACCTTTGAAGAGCGCCGGGAACTGGACTTCTCGTTTGCCCTGGGTGAAAAGGCCCGCTTCCGCGTGAACGCCTTTATGCAGCGCGGCAACGTGGGCGGGGTGCTGCGCCTGATTCCCACCAAGATCAAGAGCGCCCAGGAAATGGGGCTGCCCCAGAACGTCATTGACATTTCCAACGCGCCGCGCGGACTGGTGCTGGTGACCGGGCCCACGGGCTCGGGCAAATCCACCACGCTGGCGGCCATGATTGACCACATCAACACCACCAAGCGGCTGCACATCATGACCATCGAGGACCCCATCGAGTTCATGCACACGCACAAGCAGTCCATCATCAACCAGCGCGAGGTGGGCGCCGACACCATGAGCTTCAACGACGCCCTGCGCGCGGTACTGCGCCAGGCCCCCGACGTGATTCTGGTGGGCGAAATGCGTGACTACGAGACGATCAAGGCTGCCGTGACGGCCGCCGAAACCGGCCACCTGGTGATGGGCACCCTGCACACGAACAGCGCGCCCGAATCCATTGACCGTATCGTGGACGTGTTTCCCGAGGAGCAGCAGGAGCAGATCCGCGTGCAGCTGGCCAACAACCTCGTGGCGGTCATGACCCAGCAGCTGCTGCCGCGCCTGGACGGCCAGGGCCGCATCCTGGCCTACGAACTGCTGATTGCCAACCCCGCCGTGCGCGCCCTGATCCGCGAGGGCAAGACCTTCCAGATCACCAGCGTCATGCAGACCGGGGCGCGCGAGGGCATGGTGACCATGGACGCCTTTCTGGCCAACCTGTACCGCCGCCGCGTGATCTCCTTTGACATCGGTGTGGAGCGCGCCGTGGACGCCAAGGAATTTGCCCGCCTGGCCAACGACCCCACGATTGGGCAGGCCGGGGGCGCCGCCGCCGCCCCCGCCGGCTACGGCAGCGCGCCCGTGCAGGGCTTCGGCGTCACGGCCCCCACCCAGAGCCCCGGGCGCGGCGATGCGGGCCGGGGTGACGCCCGCAGCACCAGCACGCCGGAGATGGGCGGCGGCGGGTACGGCCGGCGCTAA